Proteins from a genomic interval of Scatophagus argus isolate fScaArg1 chromosome 6, fScaArg1.pri, whole genome shotgun sequence:
- the crocc2 gene encoding rootletin isoform X2, with amino-acid sequence MSSQRELSAHSPRLEAVIQELEKSLLHSGESSSGETTLTLRGDGQESGVTPKSVSSRIRQIITSNLTEQPAGESCQVSDVEESRALREQLCPGHVDCDQPLAKHSSLTDRLDQMLMLQSAVDSDQDSASPRSLQLQSKERAYMQKLQVYQEAQQRQAQLVQKLQTKVLQYKKRCGELEEQVLGKTSESEKMRLLLQAHLDSAQRQQRTEQDLNVEIQKKSAQLEEEQKRSASLSQVNSMLREQLEQVGTVNHGLTESLWKAREDADLCDTRLRKEQETCASRLSREQARVRALWRQAASLRNTFTQLRTFTDRTLSDMRGECVAASRQLHVACMNVRARVTQESTSSGVEMSALERQLKDKLKEAMQLQGRWDAEKVELNSRILELTDTVKHLRSQNSEKDASLNTMQVSLDRMETRRTEDKAEMEVLHKEIQVLQKILFHVHQLVGGELDSSGSESMSSSPLHGRSPLRNTTLMAVQGALSKHQKQTQDLRGCLDAVLEQVDTLRDHLQERDTERRELEQKIQEVRRESQEAKKALEESLRDSNRYRCSLEHISSEKGSLEKLLSQLQQKVDSQQTELEVLRGSSLELQRQRDLLRQQREDLEMQLARQRTEAQRGERSLEELEGKHSDLRRELVTVKEALSQTTLQKEVLEDEKASLALALSKMESRSAAHELALIKFRNQEAALKDSLAKMAALSEGLAKDKVELNRILLQTEGEKAELGERRRDAEMERAAARDETAQVQQEKMVLLAEKQALESSHSHLQDLCQKLKAELSLLQKEKAQALEQQSQVSRQMQTMSEELCACRKELETQTTALKRATHDREELAKDKAALDVKLNSADRNACGLTQELVALRAEKESLETALFESQELVSSLEAERTRMEGERHSLLLANEALTHAERQSAQAAQERSMLEEKLAHVERNALLTLNNKEQIHREQLEAERLQKDQQCAELTVQREQAEEQLRRQCDELRAHSQKELQQVQEELARLQQDYNQSLLRAESEKQQILCQKEEEKGALMEKLAALQQDLATAGMGLESVQREALSKQEQDKNAMAILQSELQHLRTQFEESLNSHENAKKSLTEQVRELNQQREHTQQELEVLHRQLQEAQDGLIKERRKLIEAHRELQECAQDRDMQRKEALDLKRLLGDETREKDAIQASNKELRALIKRAESDNSSLRRAVEEKEQKVAIVEECRSSMHQEATALRSSMRELEKSRLQARRELQELRRQVKVLEGENGRQKQELRELQARVCQEEQKEEEARREAFTLKQRVLECEAGREAALNEVAGLQRRVVELETAEHQRQELLQDREAYQEQCDQRHRETTGQLGEALEDARIQVKNLSVQVGLAESKVQSLEEQLCQANAKRTDLELKLAGLYTALRCLVGTGNTRLSGRPKSHRRSPSLWGNHLQVKDEDLDVDSVHTALREFQQDVRDMQRDRDEAKAQVVSLSQQVTELQDSHDKSAAQLLQLQKSLKQSEQGKREMAERAHEAHASLALQEEVAHRREKEKRSLEEEIAQLRASLQAAEAESRALQDKLELSQSLESRANVEQRKLKESLDAAENRVGHLELSQRTLEGELQRAQLRASEMDAEAEALQERLTQLRRKLGESEDRCAALRVSEERLATSLARAEQHESQLREQIHKLSNNLSDNRTSSEALKEQITQLQRALTVSEQDRRLLQERLDKTRDALSESKRLNHKLTEQNQNLQRAQEDLELKESELEKCNRALKESLKQQQEAELQTQGTFQQLQREKEELQDKVTNLQSTLHKLQSERAEMERALTRLSKDKSALRRTLEKVEMERLRREEEAASAAREKEQLEQTVHSLEQELAKKQEEVQYVQDSGTLSNFTEGPNLPVGTHSRTAPPGGDSSASPGVGFGDGSSERQSAPSRTSPGEQGEGPSPEGQMSGRTVADPERAAGSRDKETTGLFQSDASTWCVGRDPAVTYVAPLASSFTAPLAASQQHYVTSYVHIWKHTQTHS; translated from the exons ATGAGTTCTCAACGGGAGCTAAGTGCACATTCACCTAGACTGGAGGCCGTGATTCAG GAGTTGGAGAAGTCCCTGCTTCACTCAGGAGAGAGCAGCTCAGGAGAGACGACTCTGACACTTAGAGGTGATGGACAGGAGTCTGGTGTCACTCCCAAGTCTGTCTCCAGCCGCATACGCCAAATCATCACCAGCAACCTGACAGAGCAGCCAGCTG GTGAGAGCTGTCAGGTCAGCGATGTGGAAGAGAGCAGGGCTCTGAGGGAGCAGCTGTGTCCTGGCCACGTGGACTGTGACCAGCCGCTAGCCAAACACAGCAGTCTCACAGACAGG CTTGATCAGATGCTGATGCTGCAGTCAGCAGTAGACTCTGACCAGGACAGTGCATCACCAAGATCCCTACAATTGCAGAGCAAGGAGAGAGCTTATATGCAAAAGCTGCAGGTCTACCAGGAGGCCCAACAGAGACAAGCCCAACTTGTTCAGAAGCTGCAGACCAAG GTTCTCCAGTACAAGAAGAGGTGTGGGGAACTAGAAGAGCAGGTGCTGGGGAAGACCTCAGAGTCTGAGAAGATGAGATTGTTG ctgcagGCCCACCTGGACTCAGCGCAGCGTCAGCAGCGGACAGAGCAGGATCTCAACGTGGAAATCCAGAAGAAGTCtgctcagctggaggaggaacagaagag GTCTGCCAGCCTCAGTCAGGTCAACTCTATGCTGCGGGAACAGCTGGAGCAGGTAGGCACCGTCAACCACGGGCTAACGGAGAGCCTGTGGAAGGCTCGCGAAGACGCAGACTTGTGTGATACCCGTTTGCGCAAAGAGCAAGAG ACATGTGCCTCCCGGCTGAGTCGTGAACAGGCTCGTGTCAGAGCACTGTGGCGCCAAGCCGCTTCCCTGCGGAACACTTTCACCCAGCTAAGGACTTTCACTGACAG GACTCTGTCTGATATGCGTGGGGAGTGTGTCGCAGCCAGCCGACAGTTGCATGTTGCTTGCATGAACGTAAGGGCCAGAGTAACACAGGAGAGCACTTCTAGTGGTGTGGAGATGTCAGCACTGGAGAGGCAACTGAAGGACAAGCTGAAAGAAGCTATGCAGCTTCAGGGTCGCTGGGATGCAGAAAAAGTTGAACTTAACTCCAG GATCCTGGAATTGACTGACACTGTGAAGCACCTCCGCAGCCAGAACAGTGAGAAGGATGCCAGCCTCAACACCATGCAAGTCAGCCTGGACAGGATG GAGACAAGGAGAACAGAGGATAAAGCAGAGATGGAGGTCCTCCACAAAGAAATCCAAGTCCTCCAAAAGATTTTATTCCATGTTCACCAg TTGGTTGGTGGTGAGCTTGATAGCAGTGGCTCTGAAAGCATGTCCTCCTCACCTCTTCATGGCCGGTCTCCTCTGAGGAACACCACCCTGATGGCTGTGCAGGGTGCTCTCTCCAAGcaccagaaacaaacacag GACCTGCGTGGGTGTCTAGATGCTGTCCTGGAGCAAGTGGACACTCTGCGTGATCACCTGCAGGAGAGGGACACTGAGAGGAGAGAGCTAGAGCAGAAGATCCAGGAAGTAAGGAGGGAAAGTCAGGAGGCTAAAAAAGCTCTGGAGGAAAGCCTCAGAGACAGCAACAGATATCGCTGCTCACTGGAGCACATCTCCAG tgagAAGGGCAGCCTGGAGAAgctgctgtcacagctgcagcagaaggTGGACTCCCAGCAAACTGAGCTGGAAGTACTGCGAGGCTCATCCCTGGAGCTCCAGAGACAGCGGGATCTCCTGAGGCAGCAGAGGGAAGATCTGGAGATGCAGCTGGCACGCCAGCGCACGGAGGCCCAAAGAGG agAGAGGAGTCTGGAGGAGCTTGAAGGGAAGCACTCAGATCTGCGTAGGGAGCTTGTGACAGTGAAGGAGGCTCTGAGTCAAACCACCCTGCAGAAGGAGGTGTTGGAGGATGAGAAAGCCAGCCTGGCTTTGGCTCTTAGCAAG ATGGAATCCCGAAGTGCTGCGCATGAGTTAGCCCTCATCAAATTTCGAAATCAGGAGGCTGCCCTAAAAGATTCTCTGGCTAAAATGGCTGCCTTGAGCGAAGGTTTAGCCAAAGACAAGGTGGAACTCAATCGTATTCTGTTGCAG ACAGAGGGTGAGAAGGCAGAGCTTGGTGAGCGTAGACGGGACGCTGAAATGGAGCGTGCAGCAGCCAGGGATGAGACAGCACAAGTGCAACAAGAGAAGATGGTCCTGCTTGCTGAGAAACAAGCCCTGGAGAGCTCTCACAGCCACTTGCAGGATCTCTGCCAGAAGCTCAAAGCAGAGCTGAGCCTGCTGCAGAAGGAGAAAGCTCAGGCTCTGGAGCAGCAGTCCCAG GTCAGCAGGCAGATGCAGACTATGTCAGAGGAGCTTTGTGCGTGCAGGAAGGAGCTTGAGACACAGACCACAGCCCTAAAGAGAGCTACCCATGACAGGGAGGAGCTGGCCAAGGACAAGGCTGCTCTGGATGTCAAGCTCAACTCTGCTGACCGAAACGCCTGTGGTCTCACGCAGGAGCTGGTTGCACTTAG AGCAGAGAAGGAGTCCCTGGAGACGGCTCTGTTTGAGAGCCAGGAGCTTGTCTCGTCTCTGGAGGCTGAGCGCACCAGGATGGAGGGGGAGAGGCACAGCTTGCTCCTGGCTAACGAGGCCTTGACGC ATGCAGAACGCCAATCAGCACAAGCTGCACAAGAGCGGAGTATGTTGGAGGAGAAGCTGGCCCATGTTGAGAGGAATGCCCTGCTGACCCTGAACAACAAAGAGCAAATTCACAGAGAGCAGCTTGAAGCTGAACGTCTGCAAAAG GACCAGCAGTGTGCAGAGCTGACAGTTCAGCGGGAGCAGGCTGAGGAGCAGCTGCGTAGACAGTGTGATGAGCTGCGAGCGCACAGCcagaaggagctacagcaggtgCAAGAGGAGCTGGCCAGGCTGCAGCAGGACTACAACCAAAGCCTCCTGCGGGCTGAGAGTGAAAAGCAGCAG ATTTTGTgccagaaggaggaggaaaagggtgCCCTCATGGAGAAGctagcagctctgcagcaggaCCTGGCCACAGCAGGCATGGGGCTTGAGAGCGTGCAGAGGGAGGCACTGAGCAAACAGGAACAGGATAAG AATGCAATGGCCATTCTTCAGTCTGAGCTGCAGCACTTGCGCACTCAATTTGAAGAGTCTTTGAACTCCCATGAAAATGCCAAGAAGAGTCTAACTGAGCAAGTCAGAGAGTTGAACcaacagagagaacacacacaacaggag CTAGAGGTGCTTCATCGGCAGCTGCAGGAGGCACAGGATGGACTGATTAAAGAGCGAAGGAAGCTAATTGAGGCACACAGAGAGCTCCAGGAGTGTGCCCAAGATCGGGACATGCAACGAAAAGAAGCCTTGGACCTGAAACGGCTCTTGGGTGATGAGACTAGAGAGAAAGATGCCATCCAAGCCTCTAACAAAGAGCTTAGAGCTTTGATCAAAAGAGCAGAGAGTGACAACAGCAG TTTGAGAAGAGCtgtggaggagaaagagcagaaagtGGCCATCGTAGAGGAATGCAGAAGCTCGATGCACCAGGAAGCAACTGCTCTACGAAGTAGTATGAGAGAGCTGGAGAAGTCTCGCCTGCAGGCACGcagagagctgcaggagctgcgCAGACAG GTAAAGGTCCTCGAAGGGGAGAATGGCCGGCAGAAACAGGAGCTGCGAGAGCTGCAGGCCCGGGTATGTCAGGAggaacagaaggaggaggaggcacgTCGTGAAGCTTTCACTCTCAAGCAGAGAGTGCTGGAGTGTGAGGCTGGCAGAGAAGCAGCGCTGAATGAG GTTGCAGGTCTGCAGCGTCGTGTGGTGGAACTGGAGACAGCAGAGCATCAGAGGcaagagctgctgcaggacagaGAGGCTTATCAGGAGCAGTGTGACCAGAGGCACAGAGAAACCACCGGCCAGCTGGGGGAGGCACTAGAAGACGCCAGGATCCAGGTGAAGAACCTCTCTGTGCAGGTTGGCCTTGCTGAAAGCAAAGTTCAGAGCCTAGAAGAGCAGCTGTGCCAGGCTAATGCCAAACGCACAGACCTGGAGCTCAAGTTGGCAGGCTTGTATACAGCTCTGCGCTGCTTAGTTGGTACCGGTAATACAAGGCTTTCAGGCAGACCCAAGTCACACAGAAGGTCTCCTTCACTCTGGGGAAATCACCTGCAGGTAAAAG ATGAAGATCTGGATGTGGACTCAGTGCACACTGCCCTAAGGGAGTTCCAGCAGGATGTCAGGGACATGCAAAGAGACAGg GATGAAGCCAAGGCTCAGGTAGTTAGTCTAAGTCAGCAGGTGACAGAACTCCAGGACAGCCATGATAAGTCAGCAGCCCAGCTACTACAACTACAGAAGTCCTTGAAGCAATCAGAGCAGG gaaaaagagagatggcAGAGAGAGCGCATGAGGCACATGCATCCCTTGCCCTGCAGGAAGAAGTAGCACATCgtagagagaaggagaagagaagccTTGAGGAGGAGATAGCTCAACTGAGGGCTAGTCTGCAAGCTGCTGAGGCAGAGTCCCGTGCACTGCAA GATAAGTTGGAGCTCTCGCAGAGTTTAGAATCCCGTGCAAATGTAGAACAACGGAAGCTGAAGGAGTCCCTGGACGCAGCTGAGAACAGGGTGGGCCATCTGGAGCTCTCCCAGCGCACCCTTGAGGGTGAGCTACAGAGGGCCCAGCTAAGGGCATCAGAGATGGATGCAGAGGCAGAGGCACTGCAGGAAAGACTGACACAGCTTAGGAGGAAGCTGGGGGAGAGTGAGGACCGGTGTGCAGCACTGAGGGTCAGCGAGGAGAGGTTAGCCACGTCACTTGCTCGAGCTGAGCAGCACGAGAGCCAGCTAAGAGAACAGATCCACAAACTGTCAAACAACCTCAGTGACAACAGGACCAGCAGCGAAGCCCTGAAGGAGCAgatcacacagctgcagagggCTCTGACTGTGAGTGAGCAGGACCGAAGGCTGCTGCAG GAGCGTCTGGATAAAACTCGAGATGCCCTTTCAGAGAGTAAGAGACTGAACCACAAGCTAACAGAGCAGAACCAGAACCTTCAGCGAGCCCAAGAGGATTTAGAGCTTAAAGAATCTGAGCTGGAGAAGTGCAACAGGGCATTGAAGGAG AGCCTGAAGCAACAGCAGGAAGCTGAACTGCAGACCCAGGGGACCTTCCAACAGCTGCAGCGAGAGAAGGAGGAGCTCCAGGACAAGGTCACCAACCTTCAGAGCACTTTGCATAAACtgcagagtgagagagcagagatggagagggcGCTAACACGCCTCAGTAAAGACAAGTCAGCACTCAGGAGGACACTGGAAAAG gtggagatggagaggctgaggagggaggaggaggcagcgtctgcagccagagagaaggagcagtTGGAGCAGACAGTCCACAGCCTGGAGCAGGAGCTGGCTaaaaagcaggaggaggtgcagtATGTGCAG gACTCTGGAACCCTCTCTAACTTCACTGAAG GCCCAAATCTCCCAGTTGGAACACACTCACGCACAGCGCCTCCTGGAGGTGACAGCTCGGCATCACCAGGAGTTGGATTTGGAGACGGGTCGTCTGAGAGACAGTCAGCTCCAAGCAGAACGAGCCCTGGAGAGCAGGGAGAAGGCCCATCGCCAGAGGGTCAGATGTCTGGAAGAACAG TTGCTGACCCTGAAAGAGCAGCTGGATCAAGAGACAAGGAGACGACAGGCCTATTTCAATCAGATGCTTCAACCTGGTGTGTAGGCAGAGACCCCGCAGTGACGTATGTAGCACCTCTGGCTTCCTCATTCACGGCTCCGCTGGCTGCTTCCCAACAACATTATGTTACAAGTTATGTCCACATTTggaagcacacacaaacacactcctga